The Sulfurospirillum tamanense sequence TTGGTAAGAGGTTTGCATCGGGGTAGGTAGATTTGTCTTTAAAAACCAACCCGCCATAGTAGGGGTATCCTTCGTTTATCTTGACAAGTTCCATGAGCCTAGACCTTGTTTTTGAGGCTACCATACTCACTGTTGAAATACCCTCATCAAAACGCTTCACTTCAGGCAGTTGATTTTTAATAGACTCTTTTTGCTGGTCGCTTATGGGAAACCGAGAGGTGATCACAATATCTGCCCCAAGCAGTCTTTTTGCTTCTGATTCCAAGGATGCGTCTATGCTTCCTTTAAAAAATTGTAAAAAGACAAGCGCCACAATGGCCAAGCAGAAATTTAGTATAAAGATTAAGCTAAAAAATTTTGAACGCAACAGTGCTTTGAGAACAAGTTCTAAGACCAACATTACGTTAAGTTTCCTTGTGACAATTCGTAGGTTTTTTCACAACGCTTGGCGATATCTTTTGAGTGGGTCACAAGAATCAAAGTAGTACCGTTGGTTTTTATAAGCTCAAAAAGCATGTCCATAACGGCATTGCCAGTCTCTTCATCCAAGTTGCCACTGGGTTCATCCGCTAAAATTATTTTGGGGTTATGGATAAGGGCGCGCGCTATGGCAACACGTTGCTTTTCGCCCCCGCTAAGCTCAGAGGGAAGGTGTGCTAGTCTGTGGGCTAACCCTACGCTTTCTAAAAGCGCTATGGCTTTTTCTTTGGGGTTGGGGATGGCGCAGACTTTTGCAGGAAGCATCACGTTTTCAAGGGCGTTTAGGTACGAAACCAAATGAAAATTTTGAAAGACAAAGCCTATGTGGGTGGCTCTAAAATCATTCAGTTGGCTCTCCTGTAAGGTTTTGTAAGAGACGGCATTGAGGGTGATGTCGCCGCTGTCTGGCTTTATGATTCCAGAGATAAGCGAGAGCAAGGTTGATTTGCCACTGCCTGATTTGCCCATGATGGCGACTCTTTCGCCTTTTTCGACGTGAAAATTTAGATTTTCAAATATCTCAATTTTCTGCGCACCTTGATTGTATGATTTTTTTAATGATTTTAATACTAGCACTACAACGCTTCCTTTATAAATTCAAAAACGCTCTTTGCGATGTATTCATGGCCTTTTGCGTTAGGATGGATGCCATCTTCTTGGTTAAACTCTTTTTTGCCAGCAACCCCTTCTAGTAAAAAAGGCATGCTTTTTAGGGCGTATTTTTCTGCGAGTTCTTGGTACATTGCCTTAAAGCGCTCGGTGTACTGGGGGCCATAATTGGGCGGCATTAACATTCCTGCTAGTAAAACTTTTGCTTGTTTTTCTTGTGCGTGATTGATGATTTCTTCAAGGTTTTTTTGACTTTGTTCAAGGTTTAGCCCCCTTAACCCATCGTTGGCGCCAAGTGCGATGAAGACTATCGAGGGGTTCTTTTTCAAATACCACTGAAGCCTAGCAAGCCCATCGCTTGTGGTAGAGCCGCTGACGCCGCCATTGATAACGGTAACATTTTTATTAAGTTCGCTTTGGATTAAAGACGCAACCAGACTTGGAAAGGCTTCCTCTTTACTGACACCAAGCCCCTCGGTCAACGAGTCTCCTAAAAAAAGAATCGTATCGGCCTTGGCAAAGTGCAGGGTAAGTAAAAATAGGGCAAGTAAAATTTTTTTCATGCGTAATTCTATCTAAAACAAGTCA is a genomic window containing:
- a CDS encoding ABC transporter ATP-binding protein; the protein is MLVLKSLKKSYNQGAQKIEIFENLNFHVEKGERVAIMGKSGSGKSTLLSLISGIIKPDSGDITLNAVSYKTLQESQLNDFRATHIGFVFQNFHLVSYLNALENVMLPAKVCAIPNPKEKAIALLESVGLAHRLAHLPSELSGGEKQRVAIARALIHNPKIILADEPSGNLDEETGNAVMDMLFELIKTNGTTLILVTHSKDIAKRCEKTYELSQGNLT
- a CDS encoding arylesterase; the encoded protein is MKKILLALFLLTLHFAKADTILFLGDSLTEGLGVSKEEAFPSLVASLIQSELNKNVTVINGGVSGSTTSDGLARLQWYLKKNPSIVFIALGANDGLRGLNLEQSQKNLEEIINHAQEKQAKVLLAGMLMPPNYGPQYTERFKAMYQELAEKYALKSMPFLLEGVAGKKEFNQEDGIHPNAKGHEYIAKSVFEFIKEAL